The genome window CTgggttcttgctgattacaacacttactccacataatacaactaaaacacaaaatcgactatctacagtcaaagaaagtcaaaattgacttggactttgactttgactttgacattcgaaaacacggggtgttacaccaatATTGTCTCCATATATGATTTCAACTTCTAAACGTGCTTACCAAGTGAATTTATTTGTAGTCCAGTTCCAAATACATAAACCACTTCTTTGTTCAACATTTCTCAATAAAACTATCGGATTACTGATatttatactaacctataatttGGCATTCCTAATATTTtaagatcattgagaaaataaggaGAATACAAACTTTTTTGTAATGGCTCATTAAGATGatatttttgacaaaaaaaatatatgaacCATGGTGAGTTAAATATATAATGTCATAATTAAGATGACAAGTATCGTTTTAAAACAATAATTATGGGCAAAAAATATTAGATAACGTTAAATTAATAAATATACTATATTGATTATATATTGATTATGGTTGTTTCAATATGCGAATTGATTAAATgcgattaaaattttatttacacAAAATCACTTCCTAAATTATGTCATTTTTCTTCATCTATCCAAACTTAGGGTGGAGGGAGTGCTCACCATTTGGGGAGTGGTAAACTTATTTtctaaccaataatgtcatgttATGCCATGTCAAGTCCTCACTCCACTCCCCCTTTTACACTCAATCACTAGCAATGGTCAAACAAATGAAGAGTggtaaacaatttaaaaaaaaattgtgattggttgaaaaAAGGGTGGGGTCCACTATTAACCCTCTTTCTATCCTCTATCTCTTCTTTTCTCTTTCGGTGTCGCTCTCGGTGAGTAGTCACCGCCTCCTCTCCCCGATCACCGAACAACCACCGGCAACACCTCCCCGCTCGGTAAACCCCCATCCCCGAAGCACTTCCCGAGACCACTCCCTCCACCCTTACATACCCAACAAAGTTGTTTCTTCCTCTACTCAAACTCGCATTCATTTCAGATCCATGAGAGTTGTTTCTTCCTCTACCCAAACTCACATCCATTTTAGACCCAACAAAGTTGTTGCATATTGTTTCAATTGTTATAGTTATATAATTCAAAGAGAccttattaatttatatattataaaagaaaGGAATGAATAATTCATAGACGATGAAAGATATCCATAAATAGAGTAATATTAATGTATAAAAGATTGTGATGGAcataagaaaaatgaaagaaTCTTGTATtgataaatttataaaaacatgagAAACTTATTGACGCGGATAGACTCGGTCTCTTTAATTgtctagagttcagcgtgtggtccatagcaacttttcgacccctcaggggcgaggctttgtttttagtagattagggttttctattcaaaaagggatggcggcgcagtttgttgctcgtctacctgctatccttatgtaatttgccctgatgattggaTTGAGTATATTATTCTGTACATTTttctttatatgaaaaaaaaattattttattttatttccttttgaattatgACTCATATCTTATAAATATGATGTTTAGGCCATGTGTAGTGGTACACATGAATAATGTCCCACCCTAGGGCGTTTTACGCCATGTGACAGTCAAGTTAGCAATGGGGCGTTTTTTTATAAATGGATGTAGTGGGGATGTGAGACATTATGTTAAAAGAGGTTTAATAATAGAATTAAATACAAAAAACTATCAAAAAATGTTATTGGACAAAAAACCATAAAAAGGGTGATTGGTCAACAGACAAGGGGCTCGAGCATTGTATATAGAACGCCATTCAAAAATTGCGAACAAAAACGCCCAAGGGGGCCGAGGTCGGGGCGTCTTTGGGGGAAAAAGCCCCATTATTTGACGACTACGCACGGTCTTAGGGTTAATGTTTAGGGAGTTTTTGGTTTATTATTGAATAGAAAGAACTATGTTCTTCAACCTTTTAGTTTCTTTATCGTCTTTGAGTAACTAATTGTTCTTGAGCAATTTGATTGTGTGAGAAACTGCATGAGTTATGATGCACGAGTATTAATTTGAATTGCAACTATCTTttatttagtttattttatttaatgtgTATCGGTTAGTTATTTTTACTACGTTTTAGGACTCCTATAAGTATTAGGGTTTGTGTTTTGTTTAGTTTAGTTTGTTTTTGATTGAATTTTAATAgaaaaaacattgtttttgaagCTATCGATTTGTTATGAGAATTTAATTAACGAAGTGATATTGAGCCATTTAATTACACGTGAAACTACATCACTTATATAGTTAAAAAAATGTAATAAACTTCATTTGAAATTCATTTACAAATTAGCAATTTCATAATTTTTTTGCTAAAGATATTGTGGTCTTTTATAGGTGATCCAAGATTTGAATATAATGTTGAACTgttgactaaaatgacaaaatatTAATTAACTATAAAAAGGTAAGTATTTTAATTCTTGAATAGTTTTATAGTTACTAAAAATATAAATTTGTATACAACCATCCACGTCTTCACCTATAAAAAGAGGAGGTTGAAAACAGTACAcatgtattttatttttatttgttagtATAAAGATACGTAGGTAATTCGTCTGAAATTCGTTGGTAATCAGAACGTTTGGTGCTAGATTGGTCCCGTGTGTtttgtttttaacaatttttttacATCTAAACACTTAACGTTGCACCCACACCACTTTTATAAGGACAAACAacgggtcaagttattctacaaaggcttctaattgtaagaagtgtaagaaggatttatagagtgacaagtgtccaataacctaaaactaaacccactacatcaccacccaaaatctaaacacccacccccacggggtttaggtttttggtggtggtggatttttaaggggtttttttttttttatagtagggtttttttgtgtaatgggtttttttaggttattggacacttatcactctataaatccttcttacacttcttacaattaggatcctttgtatttgatcctaatcccaAACAACATACCACTAGGTCATGAATTGGTCGCACATGATTGGTTCAGATCTCATGTTATACTTGTAAAGCCATCAACAATGAAATGAGTTTAAACAAAAGTATTATTTAAGCATAGTTATTATAATGGGGGCATGGGGCAATTTCATTCtataacatttttttaaataaagcaagTTGCTTTCCCAGTAAAATAGCCCCTATGTTTTCAAATCTAATTATCTTCCTCTAtgaaacttaaaaaaatatataatcacAGTTCAGTCCAGTGTTATGAGGCAATACAAACTTGATTAGAGGTTTCTATAACATCAAAACCCACCACATTCCAGGCAACAACCAAAATTCTATCATCCTACACTTTATTTGATAACAATCTAGACCAAACAATgccattaaatttaaaaaaaaaaaaaaaatcaagtatgAATACATAATTTGAACTCGCAAATGACGATCACAATTGGTTCACAACACGCCCTTGAAAAAAACCATGTAAATCGCAACATATCTAAGCGCTTCAACACAGTCGTGACATGATATCATCGTAAAAAAAATCTATACCTTAAATTAACAAATGTTGTCCATCCCCCATTAACCAATCCCAAATTCAAGTATCAAATCATTAACCATTCAATCTCTTAGTTTACCCTTTTCGGGTCACGAGCTGCAGCAAGATGATCCTGCAAAACCATCATGAAGTTAGAGATATCAAAGATTACTACTGATAACTTGATAAGACATCGAACAAACTTAACGAAAGCTTACAGATATGAAATCAAATGCTTTAGTATCATCTTTCTTTGAACTGTTCATTGTTGAAGTAGGCGGTTGAGTTGCAATAACCGGATTAAATATATCTGGAAAAGCCGAAGAACTACTTGCCGGACCAAGATTCTGCGATTGCAAATTATTCATTGTCGATAAAAACTGCTGCTGCGCTAAAAGGTTGCTCATTGCAGCATAATTAATCTGTTGAGAACCAAATAACATCGGATTCAACATCATAGTATTATATGTACTAGGATCCATAGGATTCAACATCATAGGATTTGGATTCATTCCATGTCCCTGAAATTGAAGCATGTTACTCAAAACATCGTTCATCTGTGGGTTTAAATTAGTCGTAGAATGACTAGAATCTGAAAACGCGGTTTCTAGTGATTCCTTTTGAGCAGGCCCGTCCTGTGACGGTGACGACTCGTTCTCGTTAATAGATAAACCAGACATCAAATCGTTGACGTTATCTTTAGAACCAAATAGATCGAATAACTCCGGTTGGGTTTCGCTTGATTTGTCAACAGTAGCCAGTCCTGAAAAGATATCGACGGGTTCATGTTGTTCTATATTGTTTTGGCCGTGAAATGACACGTCTGTAAACGGGTCGTCATTGTTCACAGATTGATTGTTGTGCATGGCAGTACCAGAATCACCGAAAAAGTCATCCATCAGCGAGGTGGTTGATGATGATACAGGCGCATTGTTCTCATTTTCATTCCCGTTTGGATCGTTGGTGTCGATTAAATCAGGCATCTGAATTTTGGGTATCTCGGTTTCCGTGTTTTTGTCTTGCTGACTCATCCTGCTACCGGTTTGCTCTCCCGTGAGAAGGCTTAACACCTGGTGGTTGTAGCAGAAGGAGAAACCGAATCCGTATTAAAAGAACTGTTTTcgaaaagataattaattaaaaacCTTTACTGCAAGTTTGCAATACCTTATTTGCCTTTTCCCTCGCGGAAGCTTGGGGAGATTGAGAGCATTTTACCACAACGTCTATATTTTCGGTGAAGTACGAAGCCACGACGTGAAAATGTTCTTCGTCTTTCTTCCTCAAGATGGCCTCAAGCACACATAATCCTCTCACACAGACCTGACATAATTATTAACCAAGtaggatttaaaaaaaaagaaaaaaaacttcaATTTGATAAGCATAAATGTTTATTTAATTTCAAGACAAAAAACAATCTGATAAGAAAGGAAGGAAGGAAGGATAGGAACATGATTCATTACTTATACGGAATGatataataaaatttaaaagaaCTAAAGCTAACTTATGATATAAATGGTCAACTAGAGTATATTTAAGGTCAACAAATCAACCTGGAGTCCTAAAAGTGAGAAAATGGGTGAAGTGGGTAACGGGTCCGATTGGGTTGACCGAATgctttttgtcaaaaaaaaaagtGTTTACAAAATAAATGGTATGTCAAATTTGATTACAGGAATTATATTATCAGGTGATTTGAATAAAATGATTTCAGAAGGTTTCTGCATTAGAAAGTAACTCTGGGCAACTATCAACCTGTTTTACCCATTTCCTTTGAGTAAAATGtcgttttcgtccctgaggtttcgccacattcgtccaaaggtttgtttttccgcgtctggatccaaaaggtttgaaatcttgccattttcatccgacccgttaactccatccatttttctccgttaaatgaGGGGTATTTCCATCCTTTTAGAcattttatattaaataaaaaatactaTTAAGAAATAAAGATACACCTATGTTGACTTTCTAGTTATTACTTTTCTTATAAGCATTAACATATAGGTAAAAGGACGAAAATACCCGTCTTAACattaaaaaatggatggagttaacgagtcagatgaaaatggcaaaattttaaaccttttggatccagatgcggaaaagcAAACCTTtcgacgaaagtcgcaaaagtggtcAAACCTCAGTACCTCATGgacaaaaatgacatttttctccATTTCCTTTTAACCTAAACTTTTTATTACCCCAATCGACAGGTTCAAGAGTAAATGGATTGAAATTTCCACTTCTACATGTTACATTATGTTACATTAACCTATAAAATTAAGAGACTTTAACAGCATGCATACCTGCCACATATGCGATTGAAGCTTTGCTTCAAGTGCTTGACTTAAAGCAAATGCATCCAATTTGGACGCCTCAGTCAAAAACACTTGAAGAGCATCtcgggtcggttgcaaccgaatTCCACCAGATGTTACAATCGTCTCCAGCAATCTCTCTTCGCGGCTCTTCACACCCGCATAATgcgaacccgaacccgaacccgaaccgCCACTTGAATTATCCATCTGACTTGTTTTAACCTCTTGACCCCACGGTCCCGACACTTCTGTTGACAACCGCGCAGAAGGCAGGCTACCACTGTAACTATTTTCATTAGTAAATGATCTACTCAGATTCGCGCTCTTGTAAGTCCCTGTGTTATTATTCTTGTTTGAGGTTTGAGTTTGTGTTAAATTATTCAATCCCTGTTTAATCGTCGCGCTTCCGATGCCAACCACCTCGTTAAGAAATGACTTCTTATCGTTTGACGGAGGGTCAAAGTTGGTGTTTCCGAATCCTTGTATTCTTTGGGCGAGACCTTCGTTAGGTGGTGGTTTACTGGTGTCTTCACCGGAAAATAAAGCGGATAAAGCTTCTTGGGCGGTTTCCCTAACAGATTTATTAAGGGCGTCACCCTTTAACGGGTCGGGATGACCCCTGTGATGGATTAGCTCACGGATGGCCGCCGAGTTTCTTTGCATTTCTCTCTTGAAATCCGCACCGGACTTTCCTACCGCGTACTTGATCACTCTCAAAGCCTACAAacaaaaattgcaccaaacacttaatttaaataaaaatagtgTGTGTACGGATAGAAATCATAGCGTAAACTATAATGTGTTTTGAATTTGAACTGACCAAGCTTGATTTCCAATTCCATGACATCAAACACCACCTCGATTATAATTTATCAACTGGACAAATGGTTTTtaatcttggttttaaaaagcgcatGGTCATCCAATGCATTTTGATCCCAAAGATCGATAAAATTTTAACTTGTTAACATTTAAACactaaaatatcatatatactcCCTTATCTCCGTTAAATTTGTTCCATTCGATGTGCACATTATGCTTTCCCAATGCacacattttaaaaccaagtaaAAGATAGATCAAATGAGGATTGATCATTAACTAAAATCACACTAACGTCTAAGGGGATGTTTGGATGCAATACTTGATCcacttttttttgaacgaccaacaaaaGCCCGATCACCCGGGTAAACCCAATGGCAAAAGGCCACCCACGCCTGCAAACGCAGACGACGCTGGTGACCCGGCCCGCCACCATTCCAGAGGAAACCCTCCGCCAAAGGCCCACTATGGTAAAACTAAAACCCCTGGCTCAGCCTAGAGAACCAACATGATCATTTACATTTATCTCATTGAACATTTTACTAATTCTACATCTTCCTAACTTATCCGAATTCTTCGATTATTATAACCCTAAAGAATCAACATGATCATACAATCTAAACCAACCAACTATCAACACAATTTACCAAAACTTTGTAACAGAGAAAGGGGCGAACTGGTAAATATACCTTCTGTTTAACAATGGGGGACTTATGTTGCAACCGTTTGAATATAAACTGAGAAACTTCCTTAACAATGGAGACGTGAGAAGAACGAAGAAGCTCACAGATTTCATCCAATTTGTAAACAGGGGTGACTTTATCTTCGTCAGAAGTGGCATCGTCGATCATCTTTGACCTCCAGTAGGATTCCACTGCTCTCCTGCTTTTATCCATCTCTCCGATCCGAAAACAGGAGAGTGTAACCCTAAATTAGCTGCAGAAATCGAATGATTTTTGATGGATTTAGGGCTGTTGATGTGAAACGGTAAGATTAGGGTTGTGTTTGGGGGGATTGGAATGAGAAGAAGATGATCTGGTGGTAAGGAACAGCTGGGCAGGCACTACACTGGTTGTCTGGAGTGCTAATTTACAagtagaataataataataataatattgtatTTTACTTTCATTATTTTGTTCAAGTTTTCTTTATATGttgtttactttttatttttttgttcaagttttttttatatgttgtttactttttatttctttctttttttttttagctGTCATGTGTGTAAATAAAATAGAAggaaaaaaaagacaaaaaagttaAAACGTTTGTTTGCATTTAGAAGTTTGATTAGATAATGTTTGCTTGATTAAAAACAGCTATGGAAGAAATAGAATAAGTGTATCTAAATTCCTTCATTTATTATTTGTTTTGGACGACAACTAGCGCCTTGGTGTATTTGGGCACGTCAAGTGTTGTAGGATAATCTACACGAAAGCAAACCCGAGTTCGAACTTGGTGGCTAGCCCGAAAGGAGTTATTAGACTCAGGCCTCCGACTACCATCCTAGGAAGTAAACACGTCTGAATTTTTGTCACTTGTGTGGATTAATCTCGGAACCAAACGTCTGGGTGACCCAGAAACTCATGTTAAATAAATTTCAAGTTTAAACTTATTAGTTTgtaattaaataatatatatgtgtAGTTTTATAAAAACTAGTTATTTTCATCCCGTGCGTTGCAGCGgaacccaatgactacaaaaggcgtgtcagcaacggcaaacagatatcgaatatcaaaacataaataaaatgacgtggtaaggatagtcactccgtcataa of Helianthus annuus cultivar XRQ/B chromosome 1, HanXRQr2.0-SUNRISE, whole genome shotgun sequence contains these proteins:
- the LOC110873740 gene encoding protein MODIFIED TRANSPORT TO THE VACUOLE 1, yielding MDKSRRAVESYWRSKMIDDATSDEDKVTPVYKLDEICELLRSSHVSIVKEVSQFIFKRLQHKSPIVKQKALRVIKYAVGKSGADFKREMQRNSAAIRELIHHRGHPDPLKGDALNKSVRETAQEALSALFSGEDTSKPPPNEGLAQRIQGFGNTNFDPPSNDKKSFLNEVVGIGSATIKQGLNNLTQTQTSNKNNNTGTYKSANLSRSFTNENSYSGSLPSARLSTEVSGPWGQEVKTSQMDNSSGGSGSGSGSHYAGVKSREERLLETIVTSGGIRLQPTRDALQVFLTEASKLDAFALSQALEAKLQSHMWQVCVRGLCVLEAILRKKDEEHFHVVASYFTENIDVVVKCSQSPQASAREKANKVLSLLTGEQTGSRMSQQDKNTETEIPKIQMPDLIDTNDPNGNENENNAPVSSSTTSLMDDFFGDSGTAMHNNQSVNNDDPFTDVSFHGQNNIEQHEPVDIFSGLATVDKSSETQPELFDLFGSKDNVNDLMSGLSINENESSPSQDGPAQKESLETAFSDSSHSTTNLNPQMNDVLSNMLQFQGHGMNPNPMMLNPMDPSTYNTMMLNPMLFGSQQINYAAMSNLLAQQQFLSTMNNLQSQNLGPASSSSAFPDIFNPVIATQPPTSTMNSSKKDDTKAFDFISDHLAAARDPKRVN